A region of Vitis vinifera cultivar Pinot Noir 40024 chromosome 15, ASM3070453v1 DNA encodes the following proteins:
- the LOC100258469 gene encoding transcription factor TRY, producing the protein MDRRRRKQAKTHSSCCSEEVSSIAWEFINMTEQEEDLIYRMYKLVGDRWALIAGRIPGRKAEEIERFWIMRHGEGFAGIRKELKRYKF; encoded by the exons ATGGACAGACGCCGCCGGAAGCAAGCCAAGACCCACAGTTCATGCTGCTCAGAGG AGGTCAGCAGCATTGCATGGGAGTTCATAAACATGACAGAACAAGAGGAAGATCTCATCTATAGAATGTACAAGCTGGTGGGAGACAG GTGGGCTTTGATCGCCGGCCGGATTCCGGGCCGGAAAGCTGAAGAAATCGAGAGGTTTTGGATAATGAGACATGGAGAAGGATTTGCAGGTATAAGAAAAGAGCTCAAGAGATACAAATTCtaa